The Methanolacinia paynteri genome includes a region encoding these proteins:
- a CDS encoding AMP-binding protein, which translates to MSTSKAPFYTPQEVADRLRVETRTVHAWLRDGTMKGMKVGRLWRIPETEIDRVRNNIGPVNGDLGLDIRYKPQNMTDYDYAYKNFRIEVPEKFNFGYDVIDQWADRERNKLAMIWVNTLGSEKKYSFRDLKNLSNQAANILLKYDINKGDRILIMLPRIPEWWIFVIGIIKLGAVVCPCPVLLTPKDLRYRINVGKFKMVITDLENAPKINEICKECPSLRSRFVVDGELEGWASYPLELLYPAPVSHKSVSMPESFTTYADDPMLIYFTSGTTGEPKMVLHNNAYPLGHRVTAELWHDLTPNDVHFTYSDTGWAKCAWGKIFGQWIAGACQLIIDVRGHFEATKLLPFIEKYEVTSFCAPPTVYRMLILADLSKFDLRELRHCTSAGEPLNPEVIKVWKEGTGCTIYEGYGQTETCCAISSFPCIRNKPGSMGKPSPGWHIELHDDDGKPVGIHEEGRIAISLNPRPVGLVVEYIDNPEANAESFRNGFYYTGDKAYRDEDGYFWFVGRNDDVIKSSGYRIGPFEVESALLEHPAVQESAVVGSPDRIRGLIVKAFVVLNKGYTPSEDLVRDIQKYVKTVTAPYKYPRAIEFVDELPKTLSGKIKRNELRDRELKTFKKSE; encoded by the coding sequence ATGAGTACGTCAAAGGCTCCTTTCTACACCCCGCAGGAGGTTGCAGACAGGCTCAGAGTTGAGACGAGAACTGTTCATGCATGGCTGCGTGACGGTACAATGAAAGGTATGAAAGTCGGCCGGCTTTGGAGAATCCCGGAGACCGAGATCGATCGTGTCAGGAATAATATCGGTCCTGTAAATGGTGATCTGGGTCTTGATATACGCTACAAGCCGCAGAATATGACCGACTACGACTATGCATACAAAAATTTCAGGATCGAAGTCCCCGAGAAATTCAACTTCGGGTATGATGTCATAGATCAGTGGGCCGACAGGGAGAGAAACAAACTCGCTATGATCTGGGTGAATACCCTGGGCAGCGAGAAGAAGTACTCGTTCCGCGACCTGAAGAATCTCTCTAACCAGGCGGCGAATATTCTCCTGAAATACGATATCAACAAAGGGGACCGCATTCTTATAATGCTGCCACGTATCCCCGAGTGGTGGATCTTCGTCATAGGAATTATCAAACTCGGTGCGGTCGTCTGCCCGTGCCCTGTTCTTCTTACACCAAAGGACCTCAGGTACAGGATAAATGTAGGAAAGTTCAAGATGGTCATCACCGATCTCGAGAATGCTCCGAAGATCAATGAGATCTGCAAGGAGTGTCCGTCTCTTCGTTCGAGATTCGTAGTCGACGGCGAGCTCGAAGGCTGGGCGAGTTATCCTCTCGAACTGCTCTATCCTGCACCGGTTTCCCACAAATCGGTCAGCATGCCGGAAAGTTTCACCACATATGCCGACGACCCGATGCTGATCTATTTCACATCCGGGACTACCGGCGAGCCGAAGATGGTTCTTCATAATAATGCATATCCTCTCGGGCACAGGGTGACAGCCGAACTGTGGCACGACCTGACCCCGAACGACGTCCACTTTACATACTCAGACACCGGCTGGGCGAAATGTGCCTGGGGCAAGATCTTCGGCCAGTGGATTGCAGGCGCCTGCCAGCTCATCATCGACGTAAGGGGGCATTTCGAGGCCACGAAACTGCTTCCGTTTATAGAAAAATACGAGGTGACGAGCTTCTGTGCACCGCCGACCGTATACAGGATGCTCATTCTTGCAGACCTGAGCAAGTTCGATCTCCGCGAGCTCCGTCATTGCACCAGTGCCGGCGAACCGCTGAACCCGGAGGTCATCAAGGTCTGGAAGGAGGGAACGGGCTGCACAATCTATGAAGGATACGGGCAGACTGAGACATGCTGTGCGATCTCGTCGTTCCCCTGCATCAGGAACAAACCGGGTTCGATGGGCAAACCCTCCCCCGGATGGCATATCGAGCTTCACGATGACGACGGGAAACCTGTCGGAATTCACGAGGAAGGAAGGATTGCCATCTCTCTCAACCCGAGGCCGGTTGGGCTTGTCGTCGAGTATATCGACAACCCCGAGGCGAACGCGGAATCTTTCCGGAACGGATTTTATTATACCGGCGATAAGGCGTACAGGGACGAGGACGGATATTTCTGGTTTGTCGGCCGCAACGACGATGTTATAAAGAGTTCGGGCTACAGGATTGGTCCGTTTGAGGTCGAATCAGCTCTCCTCGAGCACCCTGCTGTCCAGGAGTCAGCCGTCGTAGGATCTCCCGACAGGATACGCGGTCTTATCGTCAAGGCGTTTGTCGTACTCAACAAAGGATACACACCGTCGGAAGATCTCGTGAGGGACATCCAGAAATACGTTAAGACAGTGACGGCACCGTACAAATACCCAAGAGCGATCGAATTTGTCGATGAACTGCCCAAGACCCTCTCCGGAAAGATCAAAAGGAACGAACTGAGGGACAGGGAGCTCAAGACATTCAAGAAAAGTGAATAA
- a CDS encoding TATA-box-binding protein — MSDNKYKNLKIENIVASGVIADSIDLEDIAEKIDNCELNKKKFPGAVFRIENPKVAVLVFSSGKIVMTGIRREEDLKLGLDYLMKELKAAGVSTFDVPDVAITNMVCSYDTEKQINLNRIVVALNLENIEYEPEQFPGLVYRLDDPKIVALLFSSGKVILTGGRNLDDVRAGLDKLEKQLESIL; from the coding sequence ATGTCTGATAACAAATACAAGAATTTGAAGATAGAAAATATCGTAGCATCCGGTGTGATTGCCGATTCCATAGATCTCGAGGATATCGCAGAAAAAATTGACAACTGCGAACTCAATAAGAAGAAGTTCCCGGGCGCGGTCTTCAGGATTGAAAACCCGAAGGTTGCCGTATTGGTTTTTTCATCGGGAAAGATCGTAATGACAGGAATCAGGAGAGAAGAAGACCTCAAGCTCGGCCTCGACTACCTCATGAAGGAACTGAAAGCGGCCGGAGTTTCAACATTCGATGTACCCGACGTTGCGATAACGAACATGGTCTGCTCCTACGATACCGAAAAGCAGATCAACCTCAACAGGATCGTAGTCGCCCTGAATCTTGAAAACATCGAATACGAGCCCGAGCAGTTCCCGGGACTCGTATACCGTCTCGACGATCCCAAGATTGTAGCACTTCTCTTCTCATCAGGAAAGGTCATCCTTACGGGCGGAAGAAACCTCGACGATGTCAGGGCAGGACTCGACAAACTCGAAAAACAGCTGGAAAGCATACTCTGA
- a CDS encoding DUF6141 family protein, whose protein sequence is MKKEESPAEFYEAQYMAKDQPLMAIVVWAITIFSWGVFAVQVILGIPVGNNPAPDSAVWVIMIVFGILFPLFMFTLRLETKVMNGVFGYRYFPVHLKWRNIKSREIKKAEVVDYSGLREFGGWGIRWNRRGKAYTVAGRGGVRFTLKGKKEILFGSKRPEELLTALNRRSE, encoded by the coding sequence ATGAAGAAAGAAGAATCTCCTGCGGAATTCTACGAGGCCCAGTACATGGCGAAGGACCAGCCCCTGATGGCCATCGTCGTATGGGCCATCACAATATTTTCATGGGGCGTATTCGCCGTCCAGGTAATCCTCGGCATCCCCGTCGGGAATAATCCCGCTCCTGACAGTGCCGTGTGGGTGATAATGATCGTTTTCGGAATCCTCTTTCCGTTGTTCATGTTCACCCTCCGTCTCGAAACGAAAGTAATGAACGGGGTGTTCGGCTACCGCTACTTCCCGGTGCACCTGAAATGGAGAAACATAAAATCCCGCGAGATCAAAAAGGCGGAAGTCGTGGATTACAGCGGGCTCCGTGAGTTCGGTGGGTGGGGAATCAGGTGGAACAGGCGCGGAAAGGCGTACACCGTTGCAGGCCGGGGAGGTGTCCGGTTCACTCTTAAGGGAAAGAAAGAGATCCTTTTCGGTTCGAAGAGGCCGGAAGAGCTCCTGACGGCTTTAAACCGGCGAAGCGAATGA
- a CDS encoding 2-isopropylmalate synthase — MRQVAFFGDKNSSTKKISVFDTTLRDGEQTPGVSFTLDQKLDIARAVSGMGVSVIEAGFPASSESEFETVKMVSSLGLEADICGLARSVVSDVDRCIECDVDMVHVFIPTSDVQRENTIKKTREEVLEITSRIVGYARENVDKVLFSAMDATRTEVPYLIEVFKAAVDAGATTINVPDTVGVATPSSMSALISVIRGDVKCPIDVHCHNDFSMAVANSVSAVEAGASQVQVTVNGIGERAGNADFASTVMALESILGFDTGVKTENLVKVSRMVSRYSGISVLPVHPVVGDNAFAHESGIHSHGVIANSSTFEPGIMTPEMVGHRRRLKLGKHVGKHAVRQMLDQVGMNPSENELDAIVAKIKEIASHGKKIEENDLYEIADNVCGTGVVVKDITLDGFAVMTGSHVLPSATVKAIVNGEEKVSCMTGNGSVDAAMKALLNVVPKEVILKDFNVAAISGGSDAIGHVSIAVEDENGRVFDAGASSSDIVMASVEAMVNALNMVYRYDKNDN, encoded by the coding sequence ATGCGGCAGGTCGCTTTCTTTGGCGATAAGAATAGTTCTACGAAGAAAATTTCTGTTTTTGATACGACTTTAAGAGACGGGGAGCAAACGCCCGGTGTCTCGTTCACTCTCGACCAGAAGCTCGATATTGCAAGAGCTGTATCCGGGATGGGCGTATCCGTAATTGAGGCAGGTTTTCCGGCATCTTCGGAATCCGAGTTCGAGACCGTGAAGATGGTAAGCTCGCTCGGACTGGAAGCGGATATCTGCGGCCTGGCAAGATCCGTTGTTTCCGATGTCGACAGGTGCATCGAGTGTGATGTCGATATGGTGCACGTGTTCATACCCACCTCCGACGTCCAGCGGGAGAATACCATTAAGAAGACCCGCGAAGAGGTTCTCGAGATCACGTCGAGGATCGTCGGTTATGCACGGGAGAACGTCGACAAGGTTCTCTTCTCTGCGATGGATGCGACGAGGACCGAAGTTCCGTACCTGATCGAGGTCTTTAAGGCCGCGGTCGATGCCGGAGCGACGACGATAAACGTGCCCGACACCGTGGGAGTCGCGACTCCTTCGTCGATGAGCGCCCTGATATCGGTCATCCGCGGGGATGTGAAATGCCCGATCGACGTTCACTGCCACAACGATTTTTCGATGGCGGTCGCGAACTCGGTCTCCGCCGTAGAGGCCGGGGCTTCGCAGGTGCAGGTCACGGTCAACGGAATAGGCGAGAGAGCAGGCAATGCCGACTTCGCCTCGACTGTCATGGCGCTTGAATCGATCCTCGGATTCGATACGGGTGTTAAGACCGAGAACCTGGTGAAGGTCTCGCGTATGGTATCGAGATACTCGGGAATTTCCGTTCTGCCCGTTCACCCCGTCGTCGGCGACAATGCTTTTGCACATGAGAGCGGAATCCACTCGCACGGAGTTATTGCAAACTCCAGCACATTCGAGCCCGGGATCATGACCCCCGAGATGGTCGGCCACAGGAGAAGGCTGAAGCTCGGCAAGCACGTCGGCAAGCACGCCGTCCGCCAGATGCTCGACCAGGTGGGGATGAATCCTTCGGAGAACGAACTGGATGCAATCGTCGCAAAGATCAAGGAGATCGCATCGCACGGAAAGAAGATCGAGGAGAACGACCTTTACGAGATCGCCGATAACGTCTGCGGGACAGGCGTGGTGGTGAAGGATATAACCCTGGACGGCTTCGCGGTGATGACAGGAAGCCATGTTCTGCCGTCCGCGACGGTCAAGGCGATCGTCAACGGCGAGGAGAAGGTCTCGTGCATGACCGGCAACGGCTCGGTCGATGCCGCGATGAAGGCCCTGCTGAACGTGGTCCCGAAGGAGGTCATATTAAAGGACTTCAACGTGGCCGCGATATCGGGCGGAAGCGACGCGATCGGCCACGTCTCTATCGCGGTCGAGGACGAGAACGGCCGTGTGTTCGACGCCGGGGCTTCGAGTTCCGATATTGTGATGGCTTCGGTAGAGGCGATGGTCAACGCACTGAATATGGTGTACAGATATGACAAAAACGATAACTGA
- a CDS encoding 3-isopropylmalate dehydratase large subunit: protein MTKTITEKIFSRKCGCDVSAGEMRVVPVDAAMVHDITGPLAVNMFHRMKGEKVFDPEKIIMIFDHQVPADSITAAENHIMMREFAKEQGIYNYDVKEGICHQVALETGKIMPGDIVVGVDSHTCTYGAVGAFSTGIGSTDMGFVLRFGALYFRIPESVRIEADGKFAPRVGAKDLIMKTIGDIGADGATYRAVEFTGQAFEEMEIPGRMTCCNMAIEMGGKAGIVPPDEKTRKWLSKYGDVDAAKPGSFDLKADEGAAYAGKVEYDVGDLVPQVAVPHNVDNVVDIDEVEGTHLDQVFIGSCTNGRFEDFAEAAEVMGDMNFSPDVRVIAIPASRTEYLKCLRAGIIEKFVEAGALFEAPCCGPCMGGAFGLIGVEEVSLSTSNRNFRGRQGSTKGEVYLCSPATAAASAIKGEIADPREM, encoded by the coding sequence ATGACAAAAACGATAACTGAAAAGATATTTTCCCGTAAATGCGGGTGTGACGTATCGGCTGGAGAAATGAGGGTTGTGCCCGTTGACGCGGCGATGGTCCACGATATTACCGGCCCGCTCGCCGTCAACATGTTCCACAGGATGAAGGGCGAGAAGGTCTTCGACCCGGAGAAGATTATCATGATCTTCGACCATCAGGTCCCGGCCGACTCGATTACCGCGGCCGAGAACCACATCATGATGAGGGAGTTTGCGAAGGAGCAGGGGATCTATAATTATGACGTAAAGGAGGGTATCTGCCACCAGGTCGCGCTCGAGACGGGAAAGATCATGCCCGGGGATATCGTTGTGGGAGTCGATTCGCACACATGTACATATGGTGCGGTCGGTGCATTTTCGACCGGAATCGGTTCGACGGATATGGGTTTCGTCCTCCGTTTTGGGGCTCTGTATTTCAGGATTCCCGAGAGCGTCCGCATCGAAGCCGACGGGAAATTCGCACCCCGTGTCGGAGCGAAAGACCTCATTATGAAGACTATCGGGGATATCGGTGCCGACGGTGCGACATACCGTGCGGTTGAGTTCACCGGGCAGGCGTTCGAGGAGATGGAGATTCCCGGGAGGATGACATGCTGCAATATGGCAATAGAGATGGGCGGAAAGGCAGGCATCGTTCCGCCGGACGAGAAGACCAGAAAGTGGCTCTCCAAATACGGGGATGTCGATGCCGCGAAGCCGGGTTCTTTCGACCTGAAGGCCGATGAGGGTGCTGCATATGCGGGCAAGGTGGAGTATGATGTAGGCGATCTGGTTCCGCAGGTCGCGGTCCCGCATAATGTCGACAACGTCGTAGATATAGACGAGGTCGAGGGGACGCATCTCGACCAGGTCTTCATCGGCTCCTGCACGAACGGAAGGTTCGAGGATTTCGCCGAGGCCGCAGAGGTCATGGGCGACATGAATTTCTCGCCGGATGTCAGGGTGATCGCAATCCCCGCATCGAGGACGGAATACCTGAAGTGTCTTCGTGCCGGAATCATCGAGAAGTTCGTCGAGGCGGGAGCCCTGTTCGAGGCCCCGTGCTGCGGGCCGTGCATGGGAGGCGCCTTCGGCCTGATCGGTGTCGAGGAGGTCTCGCTTTCGACGTCCAACCGCAACTTCCGCGGAAGGCAGGGCAGCACGAAGGGCGAGGTCTACCTCTGTTCCCCGGCGACTGCGGCGGCAAGTGCGATCAAAGGCGAGATTGCCGACCCGAGGGAGATGTGA
- a CDS encoding 3-isopropylmalate dehydratase small subunit, which produces MSDMKDARIWKFGDDIDTDAIIPGRFLTIYDPKELASHAFEGTRDEFSRDAKQGDVIVGGRNFGCGSSREHAPIALKGAGIEMVIAKSFARIFYRNCINTGLLPVVCPEADKISEDDTITPHLDEGYIEVSGKKFATEPVPEFLSKIIEAGGLVEYAKGIDEVETCIK; this is translated from the coding sequence ATGAGCGATATGAAAGATGCCAGAATTTGGAAGTTCGGGGACGACATAGATACGGACGCGATAATTCCGGGAAGGTTCCTGACGATATACGACCCGAAGGAGCTTGCATCCCATGCCTTCGAGGGGACCCGCGATGAGTTTTCCAGGGATGCAAAGCAGGGCGACGTGATAGTCGGCGGAAGGAACTTCGGATGCGGGTCGTCGAGAGAACATGCACCGATCGCCCTGAAGGGAGCGGGGATCGAGATGGTCATCGCGAAGTCCTTTGCGAGAATATTCTACAGGAACTGCATCAACACGGGTCTCCTCCCCGTGGTCTGCCCGGAGGCGGACAAGATATCAGAGGATGACACGATAACGCCCCACCTCGACGAGGGATATATTGAGGTTTCGGGGAAGAAATTCGCGACCGAGCCTGTGCCGGAATTCCTCTCGAAGATAATCGAGGCCGGCGGTCTGGTCGAATATGCAAAAGGAATAGACGAGGTCGAGACATGTATAAAGTAG
- a CDS encoding isocitrate/isopropylmalate dehydrogenase family protein has translation MYKVASIGGDGIGPEILATGIQVLDAAGEKFGFDIDWTDYDIGADRYLKTGELISEDELKELSGFPAIYFGAIGDERVKPGILEKGILLALRFYFDQYVNLRPIKLLKGVDTPLANKKPEDIDFVVVRENTEDFYVGIGSRAKAGKQRDELSVVRDLYNVKFGIDVETDADELAYQIGVLSRQGSKRVMEYAFDLAQSRDKKLTSVDKANVLTDVYGLWREVFEETAKGYPDVKTEYNFVDAVTMWFVKNPEWFDVVVTPNMFGDIITDLGAMIQGGLGLAPGGNINPKGTSMFEPIHGSAPKYKGKNVANPLATIWAGALLLDTLGEKEAADAIVSSIERSITSGAVTKDMGGSLSTSDVGDWIAKDVLNG, from the coding sequence ATGTATAAAGTAGCCTCAATAGGCGGAGACGGTATAGGGCCGGAGATCCTCGCGACCGGAATCCAGGTCCTGGATGCAGCAGGTGAGAAGTTCGGGTTCGATATAGACTGGACTGATTACGATATCGGTGCTGACAGGTACTTAAAGACCGGCGAGCTGATCTCGGAGGACGAGCTGAAGGAGCTCTCCGGTTTTCCGGCGATCTACTTCGGTGCGATCGGCGACGAGCGTGTGAAGCCCGGAATCCTTGAGAAAGGGATTCTGCTTGCACTCAGGTTCTACTTCGACCAGTACGTGAACCTCAGGCCGATCAAGCTCCTGAAGGGAGTCGATACCCCGCTTGCGAACAAGAAGCCGGAGGACATCGATTTCGTAGTGGTCCGCGAGAATACCGAGGACTTCTATGTAGGAATAGGCTCACGTGCGAAGGCAGGGAAGCAGAGGGACGAGCTTTCGGTCGTCCGCGATCTGTATAATGTAAAGTTCGGGATCGATGTCGAGACGGATGCCGACGAGCTTGCATACCAGATCGGTGTCCTGAGCAGGCAGGGCTCGAAGCGTGTGATGGAGTACGCGTTCGATCTTGCACAGTCCCGCGACAAAAAGCTCACTTCGGTCGACAAAGCGAACGTTCTGACGGATGTCTACGGCCTTTGGCGTGAGGTCTTCGAGGAGACCGCGAAGGGCTACCCTGATGTGAAAACCGAATACAACTTCGTCGATGCGGTAACGATGTGGTTCGTCAAGAACCCGGAGTGGTTCGACGTCGTCGTCACCCCGAATATGTTCGGCGACATCATAACCGATCTCGGTGCGATGATCCAGGGCGGACTGGGCCTTGCACCGGGCGGAAACATCAACCCGAAGGGAACGTCGATGTTCGAACCGATACACGGGTCTGCCCCGAAGTACAAGGGCAAGAATGTTGCGAACCCGCTTGCGACGATCTGGGCCGGTGCTCTTCTTCTCGACACGCTCGGGGAGAAAGAAGCGGCGGATGCGATCGTCTCTTCGATCGAAAGATCGATTACCAGCGGAGCGGTTACCAAAGACATGGGAGGATCATTGAGCACCTCAGATGTCGGCGACTGGATCGCGAAGGATGTTTTGAACGGGTGA
- a CDS encoding HEPN domain-containing protein — translation MKLEECMAKGLIRKDDSAKSRIPASLESSKRFLNAARKNLDIGELEMTEIAAYNSAFHSARSILFSMGYTERSHACLITALKEISSDKELISYLKTFDKLRLSRHNIQYGGSLTGEDEASFSIEFAQDFLGFVENKHKRDI, via the coding sequence ATGAAACTCGAAGAATGCATGGCAAAAGGATTGATCAGGAAGGACGATTCCGCAAAAAGCAGGATTCCGGCTTCTCTTGAATCATCAAAAAGATTCCTGAATGCGGCGAGGAAAAATTTGGATATCGGCGAACTGGAGATGACAGAGATTGCCGCATACAACAGTGCCTTTCACAGCGCAAGGTCGATCCTTTTCAGCATGGGATATACCGAGAGAAGCCATGCCTGCCTGATAACAGCCTTAAAGGAGATCTCTTCGGACAAAGAACTGATATCATACCTGAAGACCTTCGACAAACTAAGGCTCTCAAGACACAATATCCAATACGGCGGATCCCTGACAGGAGAGGATGAGGCGTCTTTTTCAATCGAATTTGCACAGGATTTTCTTGGGTTTGTTGAAAATAAACACAAACGGGATATTTAA
- a CDS encoding nucleotidyltransferase domain-containing protein, whose translation MIPEFNKFAGNKILGWLLMNPDANIGINELARELAASPATVMRYSNIFSGSGLVTIEKAGTAHLIRLNNERAVVIELKKCAVILLLNDYGICDIAGEVVSIALYGSAASGKFTGASDLDILVIGEESQVDRDKVLEIQEKIGREIQLTVIPWHKFERMKKENDPFIRSVIEDHILLSGAEL comes from the coding sequence ATGATCCCGGAATTCAATAAGTTTGCAGGAAACAAAATTCTCGGGTGGCTGCTGATGAACCCGGATGCCAATATCGGTATCAATGAACTCGCGAGAGAACTCGCCGCATCCCCGGCTACCGTAATGCGTTATTCAAATATTTTTTCAGGCTCAGGGCTTGTTACGATAGAAAAAGCCGGAACCGCACATCTCATCAGGCTTAACAATGAAAGAGCGGTCGTCATCGAGCTGAAGAAATGTGCCGTTATCCTTCTCCTGAACGATTACGGTATCTGTGATATCGCCGGTGAAGTTGTTTCGATCGCATTATACGGGAGTGCTGCATCAGGAAAATTCACCGGAGCAAGCGACCTGGATATACTGGTCATCGGGGAAGAAAGTCAGGTTGACAGGGATAAGGTTCTTGAAATACAGGAGAAAATTGGGAGAGAGATCCAGTTAACCGTCATCCCCTGGCACAAATTCGAGAGGATGAAGAAAGAAAACGATCCTTTCATCAGGAGCGTAATCGAAGATCACATACTATTATCGGGGGCTGAATTATGA
- a CDS encoding 5-formyltetrahydrofolate cyclo-ligase has product MSQEYSSLREEKNKIRDIMRNRRDSLTTEEKKTKGEAICRHFFALIKPGQTVMGFSSKDIEVNTTPILQRLLDEGYDLVVPIIVKEDYSLRLSYLRDLSHLVPSTFNVPEPIGNEIPVPEGAVDVVMLPMLGFDRRGGRLGYGSGYYDRFLEKNPDVIKIALAFACQEADELPLEDNDVMMDYIVTEDGVIKTEKQE; this is encoded by the coding sequence ATGTCTCAGGAATATTCCAGCCTACGTGAAGAGAAGAACAAAATCCGCGATATTATGAGAAACAGGCGTGATTCGCTTACTACTGAGGAGAAAAAAACAAAAGGAGAAGCCATCTGCAGGCACTTTTTCGCACTTATTAAACCCGGCCAGACAGTCATGGGTTTTTCATCAAAGGATATTGAAGTTAATACAACTCCTATCCTCCAGAGGCTTCTTGACGAGGGATATGATCTGGTTGTTCCTATCATTGTAAAAGAGGATTACAGCCTCAGGCTTTCGTATTTAAGGGATCTTTCGCATCTGGTTCCCAGCACGTTCAATGTTCCCGAACCTATCGGAAACGAGATCCCCGTTCCTGAAGGTGCAGTGGATGTTGTAATGCTGCCGATGCTCGGTTTCGACAGGCGTGGCGGAAGACTCGGATACGGATCGGGATACTATGACAGGTTCCTTGAGAAAAATCCCGATGTAATTAAAATTGCACTTGCATTTGCCTGCCAGGAGGCGGATGAACTGCCGCTTGAGGATAATGATGTGATGATGGATTACATTGTAACTGAAGACGGTGTAATCAAAACCGAAAAACAGGAGTGA
- the fhcD gene encoding formylmethanofuran--tetrahydromethanopterin N-formyltransferase, which yields MQINGTEIVDTYAEAFPIWLSRVIITADTHELAMVAATEATGFATSTIMCPCEAGIERYYSPEETPDKRPGVSIFICTARKSMKENVAARISQCVLTAATASAFDGFPDVAGTRFHIKMHYFGDSHESRCTVSGRKCWKIPVMEGDYIGEESFGAVKGIAGGNFLIMGKDKQSALSAAQAAIEAIRNREGIITGFPGGIVASGSKVASKNYRFPMSASTNHRLCPTLKGKIEDSLVPDGVNSIYEIVINGTDTGVIEAAMRDGILAATKKEGVLYIGAGNYDGKLGTNNFYLYEILKNVYET from the coding sequence ATGCAGATAAACGGCACTGAAATTGTCGATACATATGCAGAGGCATTTCCGATCTGGCTCTCGAGAGTGATAATAACAGCCGATACACATGAGCTTGCAATGGTTGCGGCGACGGAGGCCACCGGCTTTGCAACCTCGACCATCATGTGCCCGTGCGAAGCGGGGATCGAGAGATATTACTCCCCGGAAGAGACACCGGACAAACGTCCGGGGGTATCGATATTCATCTGCACTGCCAGAAAGAGCATGAAGGAGAATGTCGCTGCAAGAATATCCCAGTGCGTTCTTACGGCTGCAACCGCATCTGCATTTGACGGATTTCCTGATGTAGCGGGCACAAGGTTCCATATTAAGATGCACTATTTCGGTGACTCGCACGAGAGCCGCTGCACTGTCAGTGGCAGAAAATGCTGGAAGATTCCTGTGATGGAAGGAGATTATATCGGGGAAGAGTCCTTTGGTGCGGTCAAAGGAATTGCAGGCGGAAATTTTCTTATCATGGGTAAGGATAAGCAGTCTGCACTCTCGGCTGCACAGGCGGCAATTGAGGCAATCAGAAACCGGGAGGGAATTATAACAGGGTTTCCGGGCGGGATTGTTGCAAGCGGGTCAAAGGTTGCAAGCAAAAATTACAGGTTCCCTATGTCCGCGAGCACAAATCACAGGCTCTGCCCGACACTAAAAGGTAAGATCGAAGATTCCCTCGTCCCCGACGGCGTGAATTCAATCTATGAGATTGTCATAAACGGAACCGATACAGGAGTTATCGAAGCTGCCATGAGAGACGGGATACTTGCCGCGACGAAAAAAGAGGGAGTCCTGTATATCGGTGCCGGAAATTACGACGGGAAACTCGGCACAAATAATTTTTATCTTTATGAAATCCTTAAAAATGTTTATGAAACATAG